The Mycosarcoma maydis chromosome 13, whole genome shotgun sequence region TATTTTCAAtcaggaatcacgaacactcacgactttctGGTTTAACGAGCACCTCGTGCCTTACTCAAGACTCACTCGAACTGAGCGTGGAAGCCCTTTTTCTCACGCTGGCCTCCTTGCAGTTGAAGAGGCTTCCAACAACGAGGCGGCGTTTTCAAgttgcactcgtgactcttcGCTGTACAGGAGGCCCGAGCAGTGCCGCCTCTCGCTAACACACCTCGTGATAAGCGGTGTAGAGCACGTTGGATGAAATGTGGCGAACCGACGCAGCACCCGGCGCATGGATGCCACagagactcgtgactctggTGATTCGATTTCAGATTCGTTTGTGACTTTGTGATCGTatttcatgattcacgattcacggttcacgattcacggttcacgattcacgatattcgtgattcacgcttcacgcttcatgcttcacgattattcTTGATTGTGGCGACTTGCCACTGCGCCAACGCCTGGGCGAAACCTAATAGCGTGATTTTGTGATGTGTGGCTTCCCCCGCCACGTCTCACGCGCGCAGGTCACATATTGTGCCACTTCTCAGGCCAGGGTCTGTGTTCTGATACACGCAaggaaatcgtgaatgggtTGGGTGACACACACGCCTTATGGCTAGCCACGAGCACGCACACTCACGGATCAGCTTCCAGAGACTACTGCTATTCAACACGCTGCTTGACCTGTGTCTCGCTTCGACACGCGCCTAAGGTATGTCTGAGAGCCCTTcgcactcacactcgtggCTGAGCTTGCAACTCTGTCCTTTAACATCATCCACCAGAAAGCTTGGACTGAGCTTTCTTTACCCTCCTTTTTTCCCATCGCAACACCTCGACTGCTTTTGTCCCGCCTGTGCGCTACAGCATCTTGGATCTGGACACTGAACCGGCTCGATCACGATGGTCAAAGAGGTCTCGTCCGCTGTCGAATTTGACGCTGAGCTCAATGCGGCTGGctccaagctcgtcgtcgtcgacttCCACGCCACATGTAAGTCACACATGCAGCCCTGCTAATCGTCTGAAGAAGCTGAATGCCGACCACTTTCTCTTCACTTTCACGCTTTTGTGCTGCATCTTACTAGGGTGCGGACCATGCAAGGTGATTGCGCCCATCTTCCAACGGCTCGCATCTCAGGTAGGTCTACTAGCAAATGCACATCGCCTATGAATACAGACCCCTTCTAGCAAATCGCTCGAGTCCTTGCATTGCTGACATACTTATTGCTCCCCGCTTTACTTTTCTATAGTACACTAGCGTTGTATTCCTCAAAGTTGACGTCGATCGCGTTCAGCCAGTCGCGCAACGATACAGTGTTTGTGCTATGCCAACCTTTCTCTTTCTGAAGAACAAAAGCGTCGTCGACACTCTCCAAGGCGCTGACCCCAACCGATTGACGGCGCTTGTCAAGCAGCATTCTTCTGGTGCATCTTTAGCATTCTCTGGCTCCGGCCAGACACTCTCTggaggcagcagctcttcgtcCAGCTCGTTTGGTGCCCGTGTCGCCGGCATCACAGACGGTCATGTAAGCTTTGAAAATCTGCTACCCCTGCTCGTGCTGGGCGCCTACCTCGTGTATCTCTTCACTGGCCAGTaaggcagcagcgatgctaTCTTAAACAGTGCCTTCATCAATGCATCCTCGTATCTGTCCGTGATTGTTTTGATTTGTTAAACTTCAGTCTGACTGACTTGCACGCTCTGCCCGTTTCAACTTTTTCCCCCTCCCCCCCTCTCCTCGACGCTGTGGCACTATGCTAACAACAGTCTTCGCTCCTCAACACTGTGGAACCGAAACGTTCTTCGGCTTTGAACGAGAAGCCAAACCACCGACTTCAAGACATCCTTGGCGGTCCTACCGGTGGCAAGTGGCTCGAGagcgacgccgacgagcaacTTCTCATCCATTTCACAGTAAGTAGAAATGCTTGGGCTCTGGAGAAATCTCGGACGATTCGGCTCACATCTGACCCTTCTTGTCGATGTTTATCCTCGCAGTTCAAGCAGCAAGTGAAGCTGTCAGGAATCCTGCTGCGGACACTGCCATCGCAACTTGCCCATGCACCCAAAGAGATCAAGATCTTCGCTAATCGACCAGGCCTGAGCTTTGACGATGCTACTGCCGACAAGGGCGACCAGGAAGCCGAGCTTTCCGAAGATTTTGTTCGCGGAGGAGAAAATGGTGGCGGCGGAAAGGCGCTATCGCTCCGATTCGTCAAGTTTCAGAAAGTGGACTCGCTCACCATTGCCGTTCTCACCAATCAGAGTGACGCAGAAACTACACGCATCGACGCAATCGACCTTTACGGCGTCGCGGACCAGACCACGGATATGAGCGAATTGCAAAAGATCGCTGCTGAAGGCGGAGATCGCGATTTCGACTTTCGCACCGCATCAAAGACCGGTCTCAAGGGCGGAAGCTCGTCACGCAGCGCAAGGACAGGTTTCCATGGTccaagaagctcgtcgatcccAGATATGTCGACGCCTGCCGAACCTCCTCTGCGGCCTGCCCGGTCGCATTCGACCTCCAGTCTCAACTCTGCCTTGCCCAGATATAGACGAACAACCTCCTCGACATCGGTACCCCCGATGCAGcatgtcgacgaggaagacggGAACGACTATGCTGATGACGGCAACTATTCAAGACACAGCCAGCCGCAAACAGCCTTTGTCCCGCAAGCGCCTCCTTCGCTATCCGAAGAGGAACAGGCAGAGTttgaagctgctcaaaAAGCCGCGAGCGAAACTCTCGGAGGCTGGCACTACGCTCCGCTGGCTGTAGCGCTCGCGCCTCCGCTTGGCTCGTTGCTTGGCGGTCATTCCGACGCATGGTCTGATGCGATCCTGCTGATCCTCGCCAGCTTCTGGTTGTACCAGTTCCTTCGGGTACCGTGGGAAATCTACTATGCTTCCAGGACCCGAAGCATTCTTACGCAcgatcaagaccaagacgagatcgagcatgCTGAGCAAGTGACTCTGGACGGATCGCCATCGTCTGCCCCCGAGTCTTCCGAGACAGGCGTACAGAAGGAAGTccgtcgagcagctgctgccgagcttcGACGCTCCGAGCTACTCAGCCTCGTCTTTTGCATGCTGAGCCCCATTATGGGCGCGTACATGCTCCACTGGATGCGCGAAACCATGACAGACGGCAACAAGTACCTCAACACTTTCAACA contains the following coding sequences:
- a CDS encoding uncharacterized protein (related to TRX2 - thioredoxin II); amino-acid sequence: MVKEVSSAVEFDAELNAAGSKLVVVDFHATWCGPCKVIAPIFQRLASQYTSVVFLKVDVDRVQPVAQRYSVCAMPTFLFLKNKSVVDTLQGADPNRLTALVKQHSSGASLAFSGSGQTLSGGSSSSSSSFGARVAGITDGHSSLLNTVEPKRSSALNEKPNHRLQDILGGPTGGKWLESDADEQLLIHFTFKQQVKLSGILLRTLPSQLAHAPKEIKIFANRPGLSFDDATADKGDQEAELSEDFVRGGENGGGGKALSLRFVKFQKVDSLTIAVLTNQSDAETTRIDAIDLYGVADQTTDMSELQKIAAEGGDRDFDFRTASKTGLKGGSSSRSARTGFHGPRSSSIPDMSTPAEPPLRPARSHSTSSLNSALPRYRRTTSSTSVPPMQHVDEEDGNDYADDGNYSRHSQPQTAFVPQAPPSLSEEEQAEFEAAQKAASETLGGWHYAPLAVALAPPLGSLLGGHSDAWSDAILLILASFWLYQFLRVPWEIYYASRTRSILTHDQDQDEIEHAEQVTLDGSPSSAPESSETGVQKEVRRAAAAELRRSELLSLVFCMLSPIMGAYMLHWMRETMTDGNKYLNTFNIRLFTLAAGIKPWSHAMSLVRRRMLHLQEEVHYPSSKVEKMNQRLRRLEADLSSLRKLYATKTELRLLREHDAELGRALRRSERKEEHLRLSAEEKFSIVEGRLEDLLREVAINAELIEEERRERERAASLRISLFEAIKYLLGSGLTIRRASPKHYLHDMPRSLPSTASLGIGAQSAEADLNMEAHTPGAPLPASVPIVSPTRPPRTIASATPDRPSSSSRGLASIQSEQPAAANVVNRPDHPKVGAVVERSRSRNNAHHISDPWWERGAAFYLFLPLNVSSAAVRFAGEKVKHILEDSENEAARNQRKTLQYQKHLADQQLQQHQRKISQKQYQHQPMLSPTRNRADASTIKIASASANPRTR